The Cylindrospermum stagnale PCC 7417 genome segment AAGATTAGCAGGTATCTAGCTGGCAAATTCAATAGATCAGTCCTAAAAACTTGATATTCACGAGTAAAAGCGATTTTTACTATATTTCTTCGGAGATATTTGGGTAAAAGGGTTTGGCAAATTTGGTGGTTTATTATTGATCTGGGCAGAGTTTTTAGGGTGATAAAATCAATGACAATTTATTTTTACAGCACTCGTGAACAATATGGCTGTTTTTCTAACTTTTCGCCCCACGGTTTTGAGTTAGATGGGTTGTATTGGCATACCAGCGAACATTATTTTCAAGCCCAAAAATTTGTTGGTACAACCCATGCAGAACAAATTCGCCTAGTCAAAACCCCGAAGGATGCTGCAAAAATGGGGCGAGAAAGAACTCGTCCCCTGCGTCAAGATTGGGAGCAAGTCAAAGATAACATCATGCGGTCAGCGGTTCTCCGCAAA includes the following:
- a CDS encoding NADAR family protein produces the protein MTIYFYSTREQYGCFSNFSPHGFELDGLYWHTSEHYFQAQKFVGTTHAEQIRLVKTPKDAAKMGRERTRPLRQDWEQVKDNIMRSAVLRKFTTHADIKEILLDTGNQAIVENSPIDFYWGCGSDGSGKNMLGIILMEVREILRHS